The following proteins are encoded in a genomic region of Streptococcus equi subsp. equi:
- the parB_2 gene encoding chromosome partitioning protein: MTEILMHIPIEDIVANPYQPRLQFNQKELEELAHSIQANGLIQPIIVRKSDVFGYELVAGERRFKAAKLAGLQKIPAIVKEISTLESMQQAIVENLQRSNLNAIEEAKAYQLLIDKNKMTHEDIATYMGKSRPYISNTIRLLQLPDVIRQAIEDGTISAGHARALLSLSTPKEQELYFHNILDQGLSVRQIEQLVKTKHPPKKETNIKPFL, encoded by the coding sequence ATGACAGAAATCCTAATGCACATTCCTATCGAGGATATTGTGGCAAATCCTTATCAACCACGTCTTCAATTTAATCAAAAAGAGCTTGAAGAGCTGGCACATTCCATTCAGGCTAATGGTTTGATTCAACCAATCATTGTCAGAAAATCTGATGTATTTGGCTATGAATTAGTCGCTGGAGAACGACGCTTTAAAGCAGCCAAGCTGGCAGGACTTCAAAAGATTCCAGCAATTGTTAAGGAAATCTCTACTCTTGAGAGCATGCAGCAGGCCATCGTAGAAAACCTACAGCGCTCAAATTTAAATGCTATTGAAGAGGCTAAGGCCTATCAATTACTTATTGATAAAAATAAGATGACCCATGAGGACATCGCGACATACATGGGAAAATCACGCCCTTATATCAGCAACACCATCAGACTGCTGCAATTACCAGACGTTATTAGACAAGCGATTGAGGACGGTACCATTAGCGCCGGCCATGCAAGAGCTTTATTATCCTTGTCAACACCAAAAGAGCAGGAGCTTTATTTTCACAACATTCTGGATCAAGGCTTAAGCGTTAGGCAAATCGAACAGCTGGTAAAGACTAAGCATCCCCCAAAAAAAGAAACAAACATAAAACCATTTTTGTGA